Within Acidimicrobiia bacterium, the genomic segment GGCTTTTGTTACCCAAGGACGAAGCCGATGAAAGGGACGTAATAGTGGAGATCCGGGGTGCGGCTGGAGGTGACGAAGCAAAGCTGTTCGCTGGGGATCTTTTTCGTATGTACGAACGGTATGCCGAGTCAAAAGGGTGGAGCACCGAGATTTTGTCTTCCTCTCCTAATGAAATCGGTGGTTACAACGAGATCATCTTCGCGGTCAAGGGACCCGGCGCTTATAGACGGCTAAAACACGAGGCTGGCACACACAGAGTGCAGCGGGTTCCAGTGACAGAGTCGTCCGGGAGGATACACACCTCGACAGCAACAGTCGCCGTTCTCCCTGAGGCAGAGGAGGTCGAGGTTGAAATAGACCCGAAAGATATTCGAATCGACGTGTTCAGGTCGAGCGGCCCCGGAGGACAGTCGGTCAACACGACAGACTCAGCAGTGCGCATCATACACCTGCCCACAGGAATCGTGGTCAGCTGTCAAGACGAGAAGAGTCAGATACAAAACCGCGATCGCGCTATGCGGATACTTCGATCTCGATTGTTGGCTCTAGAGCGCCGAAAGCAGGAAGAAAAAACCGCTGAAGAGAGACGAGCGCAGATCCGTCGGGGGGACCGTTCCGAGAAGGTGCGAACGTATAATTTTCCCCAAAACCGGGTAACGGACCACCGCATAGGCAAAAGCATCCACGACATCCAGAAGGTCATGGCAGGGGATCTCGACTTCTTCATAGACTCCCTCCTCGAGCTCGAACAGGCCGAGCTGCTTGCATCGGTCGAGTGAGCCCGGATATGCGATATTGGCCCCCGGCCGGCAATCCATTTCGTCGCCCCGAGTGTCACAATCGTGCATAAGAGAGCATTGAGACAGAGACCGAGGACACCATGGCCCGAGTAACCACAAAACAGCTACGTGAAAAAGCTTTTGGGCCGTTGGACTCTTGCGTCTGGGCTGAACTCGTTTCCGAAGCTACCAGGCAGCTAAAAACGGCTGGTGTCCACTCCCCTAGACGAGATGCCGAGGAGCTCGCGGCTCATGTCTTGGGAATTTCGCTCTCAAGGCTGGCACTACATTTTCGCCAAGTCGCATCCTGTGCAGAGCGTTCTACCTATTTCGAGTACGTCGCCCAGCGGAAGAGACGCGTGCCGCTGCAACTACTGACAGGCGTAGCGGGATTTCGACGAATCGAATTACGGCTACGTAGAGGCGTTTTCATACCGCGGCCGGAAACAGAAATTCTCGTCGAGGTTGCCTTGGACCACATTCGGAGACACTGTCGTAGCCGAGTGGCGCGGGTACTGGATCTTGGGACCGGATCGGGTGCTATTGCTTTATCTATTGCTTCCGAGGCCGAACACTGCGAGGTCGTAGCGACTGACATCTCCGAACACGCCCTCAGGTGCGCAAAGCGAAACGCTGAGCGGATGGGGCTCGTAGAACGGGTGTCTTTCGTCGCTTGTAGCTGGATATCGGCTTTCCGCGAGTATCTAGAACAACCCTTCGACGTAATCGTGTCCAATCCCCCCTATATTCCCTCAAATGCCATCGAAGCCCTGGAGCCCGAAGTCAGGCAGTACGATCCACCCGCAGCACTCGACGGTGGAGGAGACGGCCTCCGGTACCTGCGGTACTTGCTATGTGTAACTCCCCGGTTGCTTACTCCCACCGGCATGGTCGCATTGGAAATCGGCGCTGATCAGGCCGACAGGATCACAAAAGATCCCGCCCTCGCAGAGCAACTTCTGCGCCATCGGATGAAACTTGCGCCCCCCGTCTACGACCTCCAAGGGCGGCCAAGAGTGATCGTAGCATCGAAGCTGCATGCTGAGTTTGTGAACGCTAGGCATCTGAGCGCCGTTCCCGCCGCCGCAGGGCTAACCACTCACATGGCTTGTATTGGCTATCAGAGAACTGGTTCGCCTTGGGTTCCGAGGGACGGAACCGGAGAGCTTGAGAACAACATAGGGTCAGACGGAAGTTGCAGATGACCACTCGAGACGTTGCGATCCAGGTACTTACGGACCCTCCCGACCCAGCTCTTGTCGAGCAGGTCGTAAATATTCTTTTAAAAGGCGGCGTGGCTGTCCTGCCCACCGACACCGTGTACGGTCTGTGCGCTGCTGCCGAATCGGAGGCCGGCGTACGCCGTGTCTTCGAACTAAAAGGACGAGATACTTCGAAAGCTCTACCAGTCTTTGTTGGGAATCTTTCTCAGGCACGAGCCGTGGCTGAGCTCAATATTGAGGCGGAGAGATTGGCCTCCGTTTTTTGGCCAGGGGCTCTGACATTGATATTGAAGCGGCGCCCCGGGATCGCTTGGAACTTGGGCGGTGACCCGCACACGATCGGCATCCGGTGGCCACAATCGAGGTTTGTCTCAGAGATCTGCCTCAGGGCAGGACCCATAACTTCGACGAGTGCCAATGCATCCGGAGCTCCCGAGGCCAAAACGGTTACCGAAGCAGTAGAGGCTTTCGGATCCCGAGTAGATTTGTACG encodes:
- a CDS encoding peptide chain release factor 1: MISRLEELERKHEELERELASPELTKDRARLAEVARKHAELQPVVDKFSRYRQTYQDIEAAKELLSTEEDPKEREYLKEEIAREERALEDLEAQLRRLLLPKDEADERDVIVEIRGAAGGDEAKLFAGDLFRMYERYAESKGWSTEILSSSPNEIGGYNEIIFAVKGPGAYRRLKHEAGTHRVQRVPVTESSGRIHTSTATVAVLPEAEEVEVEIDPKDIRIDVFRSSGPGGQSVNTTDSAVRIIHLPTGIVVSCQDEKSQIQNRDRAMRILRSRLLALERRKQEEKTAEERRAQIRRGDRSEKVRTYNFPQNRVTDHRIGKSIHDIQKVMAGDLDFFIDSLLELEQAELLASVE
- the prmC gene encoding peptide chain release factor N(5)-glutamine methyltransferase; its protein translation is MARVTTKQLREKAFGPLDSCVWAELVSEATRQLKTAGVHSPRRDAEELAAHVLGISLSRLALHFRQVASCAERSTYFEYVAQRKRRVPLQLLTGVAGFRRIELRLRRGVFIPRPETEILVEVALDHIRRHCRSRVARVLDLGTGSGAIALSIASEAEHCEVVATDISEHALRCAKRNAERMGLVERVSFVACSWISAFREYLEQPFDVIVSNPPYIPSNAIEALEPEVRQYDPPAALDGGGDGLRYLRYLLCVTPRLLTPTGMVALEIGADQADRITKDPALAEQLLRHRMKLAPPVYDLQGRPRVIVASKLHAEFVNARHLSAVPAAAGLTTHMACIGYQRTGSPWVPRDGTGELENNIGSDGSCR
- a CDS encoding threonylcarbamoyl-AMP synthase; this translates as MTTRDVAIQVLTDPPDPALVEQVVNILLKGGVAVLPTDTVYGLCAAAESEAGVRRVFELKGRDTSKALPVFVGNLSQARAVAELNIEAERLASVFWPGALTLILKRRPGIAWNLGGDPHTIGIRWPQSRFVSEICLRAGPITSTSANASGAPEAKTVTEAVEAFGSRVDLYVDGGPSPTEVPSTVVSLVSDPQILREGAISAAEFLGKLR